Proteins encoded within one genomic window of Neodiprion fabricii isolate iyNeoFabr1 chromosome 6, iyNeoFabr1.1, whole genome shotgun sequence:
- the LOC124184848 gene encoding potassium voltage-gated channel protein eag isoform X1, with protein sequence MPGGRRGLVAPQNTFLENIIRRSSSQPDSSFLLANAQIVDFPIVYCNESFCKISGYNRAEVMQKSCRCAFMYGELTDKETISRIEECLEGQIHDQFEILLYKKNSTPRETPLWLLLQIAPIKNERDLVVLFLLTFRDITALKQPIETDDTKGGLSKFAKLARSVTRSRSVLVSQFSSHLPVLKDTALPTTAKQSHLAHMMSLSGDVMPQYRQEAPKTPPHILLHYCAFKAIWDWIILCLTFYTAIMVPYNVAFKNKTSEDVSLLVVDSIVDVIFFIDIVLNFHTTFVGAGGEVVSDPKVIRMNYLKSWFIIDLLSCLPYDVFNAFDHDEDGIGSLFSALKVVRLLRLGRVVRKLDRYLEYGAAMLILLLCFYMLVAHWLACIWYVTLRYSIGRSDADAGVQYSWLWKLANVTQSPYSYLWSNASATPELIAGPARRTMYVTALYFTMTCMTSVGFGNVAAETDNEKIFTICMMIIAALLYATIFGHVTTIIQQMTSATAKYHDMLNNVREFMKLHEVPKALSERVMDYVVSTWAMTKGLDTDKVLNYCPKDMKADICVHLNRKVFNEHPAFRLASDGCLRALAMHFTMSHSAPGDLLYHTGESIDSLCFIVTGSLEVIQDDEVVAILGKGDVFGDSFWKDSAIGQSAANVRALTYCDLHTIKRDRLLEVLDFYQAFANSFARNLVLTYNLRHRLIFRKVADVRREKELAERRKNEPQLDQTQDHLVRKIFSRFKTDGEPLMTKMVTCHHQDSDEELTVNVLPPWPSFRFRRERHNTDVEKADNKENKDGESLHSRKMSSSDENNANRTRPSKWGRLLGSSSLDSSNETGMNDTFKRSLSARDSRPSSSASTNKVFPKLAKLGSTGATIEEVSDTENLKESTHVQNLSADSKQLSLRRLESYDGGLISQPHNDREILSAVLEVKVDLKLEVQKVNQRLAKIEDMLQTLMNRVSVSSTPMTVVPAHNQNNSTSTHLQSVSSATQGDSTEQKSVDSNKEQSCDRFKFQEYTQSHSDRSKEVSDRLMSCPSEYKGPKEVSKELFERLAQASTSRDDVNPLGPLILRKRRSKSRNKGAAPQAPLATQPVSPTDATETTQMLEPAEESVTSSAEARTERLERTERLERKRPPPRPREYS encoded by the exons cCGACAGCAGTTTCCTCCTAGCAAATGCCCAGATAGTGGATTTTCCAATTGTCTACTGCAACGAGagcttttgcaaaatttccgGCTACAATAGAGCAGAG GTGATGCAAAAGTCATGTCGTTGCGCTTTTATGTACGGCGAACTGACCGACAAGGAGACGATATCCCGGATCGAAGAGTGTCTGGAAGGGCAGATACACGACCAGTTCGAAATTCTACTTTACAAGAAAAACA gtaCCCCACGAG AGACACCGCTATGGCTTTTACTGCAAATCGCACCAATCAAAAACGAACGAGATCTGGTCGTCTTGTTTCTCCTGACATTTCGGGATATCACCGCGCTCAAACAGCCCATAGAAACGGACGACACCAAGGGTGGATTATCAAAGTTTGCAAAGCTCGCACGCTCCGTCACCAGGTCCAGATCTGTTCTCGTTTCACAGTTCAGCTCGCATCTCCCTGTCCTCAAAGACACAGCACTGCCAACTACAGCCAAGCAATCGCACTTGGCACAT aTGATGTCCCTCAGTGGTGACGTCATGCCACAGTATCGCCAAGAAGCTCCCAAAACACCTCCACATATTTTGCTACATTACTGCGCCTTTAAAGCTATCTGGGATTGGATCATTCTCTGTCTCACATTCTATACTGCGATCATGGTTCCATACAACGTTGCATTTAAGAACAAAACCAGCGAGGATGTTTCCCTACTGGTTGTCGATAGTATAGTTGATGTCATTTTCTTTATTGATatcgttttaaattttcacacaacATTCGTCGGTGCTGGTGGTGAGGTGGTCTCGGATCCGAAG GTAATACggatgaattatttgaagtcaTGGTTCATAATAGATTTGCTAAGCTGTTTACCTTACGACGTATTCAACGCATTTGACCACGACGAAGATGGGATAGGCAGCTTGTTTTCTGCCCTAAAAGTTGTACGACTCTTGCGATTAGGACGTGTTGTGAGGAAACTTGATCGTTACTTGGAGTACGGAGCAGCAATGCTAATTTTGCTACTCTGTTTTTACATGCTGGTTGCCCATTGGCTCGCCTGCATTTGGTACGTCACTTTAAG GTATTCTATAGGGAGATCCGATGCTGATGCTGGTGTGCAATATTCTTGGCTGTGGAAACTGGCTAATGTTACACAGTCACCCTACAGCTATTTGTGGTCAAATGCAAGCGCTACACCAGAATTAATAGCTGGTCCTGCGAGACGTACAATGTACGTTACTGCCTTGTACTTCACAATGACCTGCATGACGTCGGTGGGCTTTGGAAATGTCGCAGCAGAAACtgataatgagaaaattttcaccatttgcATGATGATCATCGCTG CTCTTCTGTATGCTACAATATTTGGGCATGTAACGACCATAATCCAGCAGATGACGTCGGCAACAGCAAAGTATCACGATATGTTAAACAACGTTAGGGAATTCATGAAACTTCATGAGGTACCGAAAGCGCTTAGTGAACGAGTTATGGACTACGTCGTCAGCACGTGGGCCATGACCAAAGGGCTTGACACTGATAAGGTTCTTAATTACTGTCCCAAGGATATGAAGGCAGATATTTGCGTTCATTTAAATAGAAAGGTCTTCAACGAACATCCAGCCTTCag ACTGGCCTCTGATGGCTGTTTAAGAGCTCTCGCTATGCACTTCACGATGTCACATAGTGCACCAGGGGACCTCTTGTACCACACTGGCGAATCCATAGACTCTCTATGCTTCATCGTAACCGGGAGCCTGGAGGTGATACAGGACGACGAGGTAGTCGCGATTCTCGGCAAAGGAGACGTCTTTGGTGACAGCTTTTGGAAAGATTCTGCCATCGGTCAGAGCGCGGCCAATGTTAGAGCTTTGACATACTGTGATCTCCACACCATCAAACGTGACAGACTGCTGGAGGTCCTCGACTTTTACCAAGCATTCGCAAACTCGTTTGCTCGTAATCTCGTCCTCACCTACAACCTTCGTCATCGG CTGATTTTCCGAAAGGTGGCTGATGTACGACGTGAGAAAGAACTCGCTGAACGTAGGAAAAATGAACCGCAGTTGGACCAAACACAAGATCATCTTGttcgaaagattttttcaag ATTCAAGACGGATGGAGAACCCCTAATGACAAAGATGGTGACCTGTCATCATCAGGATTCAGACGAGGAGCTCACTGTCAACGTTCTACCACCATGGCCCAGTTTTAg GTTCCGCCGAGAGAGACATAACACAGATGTTGAAAAAGCGGACAACAAAGAAAATAAGGATGGGGAATCTTTGCATTCCAGAAAAATGTCATCGAGTGATGAGAACAATGCTAATCGTACACGACCTAGCAAGTGGGGCCGTTTACTAGGCAGTTCTAGTCTAGACTCTAGTAATGAAACAGGCATGAATGATACTTTCAAACGTTCTCTAAGCGCCAGAGATTCAAGACCTAGCTCAAGTGCAAGTACTAATAAAGTTTTCCCAAAGCTAGCTAAGCTAGGGAGTACTGGTGCAACTATCGAGGAAGTCAGTGATacggaaaatttgaaagaatcaACACATGTACAAAATTTAAGTGCAGATTCAAAACAATTAAGTCTCAGAAGACTGGAAAGTTATGACGGAGGTCTGATATCACAACCGCATAATGACAGGGAGATTTTATCTGCTGTTTTAGAAGTTAAGGTTGATTTAAAGTTGGAAGTTCAAAAGGTTAATCAGAGATTAGCAAAGATAGAAGACATGTTACAGACTCTGATGAATCGCGTCTCTGTTAGTAGCACACCAATGACTGTAGTTCCTGCGCataatcaaaataattctACATCGACTCATTTGCAGAGCGTCAGTTCTGCAACACAAGGAGATAGTACAGAACAAAAGTCTGTAGATTCTAACAAAGAGCAATCATGCgatcgtttcaaatttcaagaataTACGCAATCGCATTCTGATCGTTCTAAAGAAGTTTCAGATAGACTTATGAGCTGTCCTAGTGAATATAAAGGCCCTAAAGAAGTTAGCAAAGAGTTGTTCGAACGTTTAGCCCAGGCCTCAACCTCTCGGGATGACGTGAATCCTTTGGGACCATTAATTTTGAGAAAACGTAGGAGCAAATCGCGAAATAAAGGTGCAGCTCCTCAAGCCCCTCTAGCTACGCAGCCTGTGAGTCCTACGGATGCGACTGAAACTACACAAATGCTCGAACCTGCTGAAGAATCTGTAACGTCAAGCGCAGAAGCACGAACGGAAAGGTTAGAGCGGACCGAAAGATTAGAACGTAAGCGACCACCACCCAGACCTagagaatattcatga
- the LOC124184848 gene encoding potassium voltage-gated channel protein eag isoform X3 — translation MPGGRRGLVAPQNTFLENIIRRSSSQPDSSFLLANAQIVDFPIVYCNESFCKISGYNRAEVMQKSCRCAFMYGELTDKETISRIEECLEGQIHDQFEILLYKKNSTPRETPLWLLLQIAPIKNERDLVVLFLLTFRDITALKQPIETDDTKGGLSKFAKLARSVTRSRSVLVSQFSSHLPVLKDTALPTTAKQSHLAHMMSLSGDVMPQYRQEAPKTPPHILLHYCAFKAIWDWIILCLTFYTAIMVPYNVAFKNKTSEDVSLLVVDSIVDVIFFIDIVLNFHTTFVGAGGEVVSDPKVIRMNYLKSWFIIDLLSCLPYDVFNAFDHDEDGIGSLFSALKVVRLLRLGRVVRKLDRYLEYGAAMLILLLCFYMLVAHWLACIWYSIGRSDADAGVQYSWLWKLANVTQSPYSYLWSNASATPELIAGPARRTMYVTALYFTMTCMTSVGFGNVAAETDNEKIFTICMMIIAALLYATIFGHVTTIIQQMTSATAKYHDMLNNVREFMKLHEVPKALSERVMDYVVSTWAMTKGLDTDKVLNYCPKDMKADICVHLNRKVFNEHPAFRLASDGCLRALAMHFTMSHSAPGDLLYHTGESIDSLCFIVTGSLEVIQDDEVVAILGKGDVFGDSFWKDSAIGQSAANVRALTYCDLHTIKRDRLLEVLDFYQAFANSFARNLVLTYNLRHRLIFRKVADVRREKELAERRKNEPQLDQTQDHLVRKIFSRFKTDGEPLMTKMVTCHHQDSDEELTVNVLPPWPSFRFRRERHNTDVEKADNKENKDGESLHSRKMSSSDENNANRTRPSKWGRLLGSSSLDSSNETGMNDTFKRSLSARDSRPSSSASTNKVFPKLAKLGSTGATIEEVSDTENLKESTHVQNLSADSKQLSLRRLESYDGGLISQPHNDREILSAVLEVKVDLKLEVQKVNQRLAKIEDMLQTLMNRVSVSSTPMTVVPAHNQNNSTSTHLQSVSSATQGDSTEQKSVDSNKEQSCDRFKFQEYTQSHSDRSKEVSDRLMSCPSEYKGPKEVSKELFERLAQASTSRDDVNPLGPLILRKRRSKSRNKGAAPQAPLATQPVSPTDATETTQMLEPAEESVTSSAEARTERLERTERLERKRPPPRPREYS, via the exons cCGACAGCAGTTTCCTCCTAGCAAATGCCCAGATAGTGGATTTTCCAATTGTCTACTGCAACGAGagcttttgcaaaatttccgGCTACAATAGAGCAGAG GTGATGCAAAAGTCATGTCGTTGCGCTTTTATGTACGGCGAACTGACCGACAAGGAGACGATATCCCGGATCGAAGAGTGTCTGGAAGGGCAGATACACGACCAGTTCGAAATTCTACTTTACAAGAAAAACA gtaCCCCACGAG AGACACCGCTATGGCTTTTACTGCAAATCGCACCAATCAAAAACGAACGAGATCTGGTCGTCTTGTTTCTCCTGACATTTCGGGATATCACCGCGCTCAAACAGCCCATAGAAACGGACGACACCAAGGGTGGATTATCAAAGTTTGCAAAGCTCGCACGCTCCGTCACCAGGTCCAGATCTGTTCTCGTTTCACAGTTCAGCTCGCATCTCCCTGTCCTCAAAGACACAGCACTGCCAACTACAGCCAAGCAATCGCACTTGGCACAT aTGATGTCCCTCAGTGGTGACGTCATGCCACAGTATCGCCAAGAAGCTCCCAAAACACCTCCACATATTTTGCTACATTACTGCGCCTTTAAAGCTATCTGGGATTGGATCATTCTCTGTCTCACATTCTATACTGCGATCATGGTTCCATACAACGTTGCATTTAAGAACAAAACCAGCGAGGATGTTTCCCTACTGGTTGTCGATAGTATAGTTGATGTCATTTTCTTTATTGATatcgttttaaattttcacacaacATTCGTCGGTGCTGGTGGTGAGGTGGTCTCGGATCCGAAG GTAATACggatgaattatttgaagtcaTGGTTCATAATAGATTTGCTAAGCTGTTTACCTTACGACGTATTCAACGCATTTGACCACGACGAAGATGGGATAGGCAGCTTGTTTTCTGCCCTAAAAGTTGTACGACTCTTGCGATTAGGACGTGTTGTGAGGAAACTTGATCGTTACTTGGAGTACGGAGCAGCAATGCTAATTTTGCTACTCTGTTTTTACATGCTGGTTGCCCATTGGCTCGCCTGCATTTG GTATTCTATAGGGAGATCCGATGCTGATGCTGGTGTGCAATATTCTTGGCTGTGGAAACTGGCTAATGTTACACAGTCACCCTACAGCTATTTGTGGTCAAATGCAAGCGCTACACCAGAATTAATAGCTGGTCCTGCGAGACGTACAATGTACGTTACTGCCTTGTACTTCACAATGACCTGCATGACGTCGGTGGGCTTTGGAAATGTCGCAGCAGAAACtgataatgagaaaattttcaccatttgcATGATGATCATCGCTG CTCTTCTGTATGCTACAATATTTGGGCATGTAACGACCATAATCCAGCAGATGACGTCGGCAACAGCAAAGTATCACGATATGTTAAACAACGTTAGGGAATTCATGAAACTTCATGAGGTACCGAAAGCGCTTAGTGAACGAGTTATGGACTACGTCGTCAGCACGTGGGCCATGACCAAAGGGCTTGACACTGATAAGGTTCTTAATTACTGTCCCAAGGATATGAAGGCAGATATTTGCGTTCATTTAAATAGAAAGGTCTTCAACGAACATCCAGCCTTCag ACTGGCCTCTGATGGCTGTTTAAGAGCTCTCGCTATGCACTTCACGATGTCACATAGTGCACCAGGGGACCTCTTGTACCACACTGGCGAATCCATAGACTCTCTATGCTTCATCGTAACCGGGAGCCTGGAGGTGATACAGGACGACGAGGTAGTCGCGATTCTCGGCAAAGGAGACGTCTTTGGTGACAGCTTTTGGAAAGATTCTGCCATCGGTCAGAGCGCGGCCAATGTTAGAGCTTTGACATACTGTGATCTCCACACCATCAAACGTGACAGACTGCTGGAGGTCCTCGACTTTTACCAAGCATTCGCAAACTCGTTTGCTCGTAATCTCGTCCTCACCTACAACCTTCGTCATCGG CTGATTTTCCGAAAGGTGGCTGATGTACGACGTGAGAAAGAACTCGCTGAACGTAGGAAAAATGAACCGCAGTTGGACCAAACACAAGATCATCTTGttcgaaagattttttcaag ATTCAAGACGGATGGAGAACCCCTAATGACAAAGATGGTGACCTGTCATCATCAGGATTCAGACGAGGAGCTCACTGTCAACGTTCTACCACCATGGCCCAGTTTTAg GTTCCGCCGAGAGAGACATAACACAGATGTTGAAAAAGCGGACAACAAAGAAAATAAGGATGGGGAATCTTTGCATTCCAGAAAAATGTCATCGAGTGATGAGAACAATGCTAATCGTACACGACCTAGCAAGTGGGGCCGTTTACTAGGCAGTTCTAGTCTAGACTCTAGTAATGAAACAGGCATGAATGATACTTTCAAACGTTCTCTAAGCGCCAGAGATTCAAGACCTAGCTCAAGTGCAAGTACTAATAAAGTTTTCCCAAAGCTAGCTAAGCTAGGGAGTACTGGTGCAACTATCGAGGAAGTCAGTGATacggaaaatttgaaagaatcaACACATGTACAAAATTTAAGTGCAGATTCAAAACAATTAAGTCTCAGAAGACTGGAAAGTTATGACGGAGGTCTGATATCACAACCGCATAATGACAGGGAGATTTTATCTGCTGTTTTAGAAGTTAAGGTTGATTTAAAGTTGGAAGTTCAAAAGGTTAATCAGAGATTAGCAAAGATAGAAGACATGTTACAGACTCTGATGAATCGCGTCTCTGTTAGTAGCACACCAATGACTGTAGTTCCTGCGCataatcaaaataattctACATCGACTCATTTGCAGAGCGTCAGTTCTGCAACACAAGGAGATAGTACAGAACAAAAGTCTGTAGATTCTAACAAAGAGCAATCATGCgatcgtttcaaatttcaagaataTACGCAATCGCATTCTGATCGTTCTAAAGAAGTTTCAGATAGACTTATGAGCTGTCCTAGTGAATATAAAGGCCCTAAAGAAGTTAGCAAAGAGTTGTTCGAACGTTTAGCCCAGGCCTCAACCTCTCGGGATGACGTGAATCCTTTGGGACCATTAATTTTGAGAAAACGTAGGAGCAAATCGCGAAATAAAGGTGCAGCTCCTCAAGCCCCTCTAGCTACGCAGCCTGTGAGTCCTACGGATGCGACTGAAACTACACAAATGCTCGAACCTGCTGAAGAATCTGTAACGTCAAGCGCAGAAGCACGAACGGAAAGGTTAGAGCGGACCGAAAGATTAGAACGTAAGCGACCACCACCCAGACCTagagaatattcatga
- the LOC124184848 gene encoding potassium voltage-gated channel protein eag isoform X6: MPGGRRGLVAPQNTFLENIIRRSSSQPDSSFLLANAQIVDFPIVYCNESFCKISGYNRAEVMQKSCRCAFMYGELTDKETISRIEECLEGQIHDQFEILLYKKNSTPRETPLWLLLQIAPIKNERDLVVLFLLTFRDITALKQPIETDDTKGGLSKFAKLARSVTRSRSVLVSQFSSHLPVLKDTALPTTAKQSHLAHMMSLSGDVMPQYRQEAPKTPPHILLHYCAFKAIWDWIILCLTFYTAIMVPYNVAFKNKTSEDVSLLVVDSIVDVIFFIDIVLNFHTTFVGAGGEVVSDPKVIRMNYLKSWFIIDLLSCLPYDVFNAFDHDEDGIGSLFSALKVVRLLRLGRVVRKLDRYLEYGAAMLILLLCFYMLVAHWLACIWYSIGRSDADAGVQYSWLWKLANVTQSPYSYLWSNASATPELIAGPARRTMYVTALYFTMTCMTSVGFGNVAAETDNEKIFTICMMIIAALLYATIFGHVTTIIQQMTSATAKYHDMLNNVREFMKLHEVPKALSERVMDYVVSTWAMTKGLDTDKVLNYCPKDMKADICVHLNRKVFNEHPAFRLASDGCLRALAMHFTMSHSAPGDLLYHTGESIDSLCFIVTGSLEVIQDDEVVAILGKGDVFGDSFWKDSAIGQSAANVRALTYCDLHTIKRDRLLEVLDFYQAFANSFARNLVLTYNLRHRLIFRKVADVRREKELAERRKNEPQLDQTQDHLVRKIFSRFRRERHNTDVEKADNKENKDGESLHSRKMSSSDENNANRTRPSKWGRLLGSSSLDSSNETGMNDTFKRSLSARDSRPSSSASTNKVFPKLAKLGSTGATIEEVSDTENLKESTHVQNLSADSKQLSLRRLESYDGGLISQPHNDREILSAVLEVKVDLKLEVQKVNQRLAKIEDMLQTLMNRVSVSSTPMTVVPAHNQNNSTSTHLQSVSSATQGDSTEQKSVDSNKEQSCDRFKFQEYTQSHSDRSKEVSDRLMSCPSEYKGPKEVSKELFERLAQASTSRDDVNPLGPLILRKRRSKSRNKGAAPQAPLATQPVSPTDATETTQMLEPAEESVTSSAEARTERLERTERLERKRPPPRPREYS, translated from the exons cCGACAGCAGTTTCCTCCTAGCAAATGCCCAGATAGTGGATTTTCCAATTGTCTACTGCAACGAGagcttttgcaaaatttccgGCTACAATAGAGCAGAG GTGATGCAAAAGTCATGTCGTTGCGCTTTTATGTACGGCGAACTGACCGACAAGGAGACGATATCCCGGATCGAAGAGTGTCTGGAAGGGCAGATACACGACCAGTTCGAAATTCTACTTTACAAGAAAAACA gtaCCCCACGAG AGACACCGCTATGGCTTTTACTGCAAATCGCACCAATCAAAAACGAACGAGATCTGGTCGTCTTGTTTCTCCTGACATTTCGGGATATCACCGCGCTCAAACAGCCCATAGAAACGGACGACACCAAGGGTGGATTATCAAAGTTTGCAAAGCTCGCACGCTCCGTCACCAGGTCCAGATCTGTTCTCGTTTCACAGTTCAGCTCGCATCTCCCTGTCCTCAAAGACACAGCACTGCCAACTACAGCCAAGCAATCGCACTTGGCACAT aTGATGTCCCTCAGTGGTGACGTCATGCCACAGTATCGCCAAGAAGCTCCCAAAACACCTCCACATATTTTGCTACATTACTGCGCCTTTAAAGCTATCTGGGATTGGATCATTCTCTGTCTCACATTCTATACTGCGATCATGGTTCCATACAACGTTGCATTTAAGAACAAAACCAGCGAGGATGTTTCCCTACTGGTTGTCGATAGTATAGTTGATGTCATTTTCTTTATTGATatcgttttaaattttcacacaacATTCGTCGGTGCTGGTGGTGAGGTGGTCTCGGATCCGAAG GTAATACggatgaattatttgaagtcaTGGTTCATAATAGATTTGCTAAGCTGTTTACCTTACGACGTATTCAACGCATTTGACCACGACGAAGATGGGATAGGCAGCTTGTTTTCTGCCCTAAAAGTTGTACGACTCTTGCGATTAGGACGTGTTGTGAGGAAACTTGATCGTTACTTGGAGTACGGAGCAGCAATGCTAATTTTGCTACTCTGTTTTTACATGCTGGTTGCCCATTGGCTCGCCTGCATTTG GTATTCTATAGGGAGATCCGATGCTGATGCTGGTGTGCAATATTCTTGGCTGTGGAAACTGGCTAATGTTACACAGTCACCCTACAGCTATTTGTGGTCAAATGCAAGCGCTACACCAGAATTAATAGCTGGTCCTGCGAGACGTACAATGTACGTTACTGCCTTGTACTTCACAATGACCTGCATGACGTCGGTGGGCTTTGGAAATGTCGCAGCAGAAACtgataatgagaaaattttcaccatttgcATGATGATCATCGCTG CTCTTCTGTATGCTACAATATTTGGGCATGTAACGACCATAATCCAGCAGATGACGTCGGCAACAGCAAAGTATCACGATATGTTAAACAACGTTAGGGAATTCATGAAACTTCATGAGGTACCGAAAGCGCTTAGTGAACGAGTTATGGACTACGTCGTCAGCACGTGGGCCATGACCAAAGGGCTTGACACTGATAAGGTTCTTAATTACTGTCCCAAGGATATGAAGGCAGATATTTGCGTTCATTTAAATAGAAAGGTCTTCAACGAACATCCAGCCTTCag ACTGGCCTCTGATGGCTGTTTAAGAGCTCTCGCTATGCACTTCACGATGTCACATAGTGCACCAGGGGACCTCTTGTACCACACTGGCGAATCCATAGACTCTCTATGCTTCATCGTAACCGGGAGCCTGGAGGTGATACAGGACGACGAGGTAGTCGCGATTCTCGGCAAAGGAGACGTCTTTGGTGACAGCTTTTGGAAAGATTCTGCCATCGGTCAGAGCGCGGCCAATGTTAGAGCTTTGACATACTGTGATCTCCACACCATCAAACGTGACAGACTGCTGGAGGTCCTCGACTTTTACCAAGCATTCGCAAACTCGTTTGCTCGTAATCTCGTCCTCACCTACAACCTTCGTCATCGG CTGATTTTCCGAAAGGTGGCTGATGTACGACGTGAGAAAGAACTCGCTGAACGTAGGAAAAATGAACCGCAGTTGGACCAAACACAAGATCATCTTGttcgaaagattttttcaag GTTCCGCCGAGAGAGACATAACACAGATGTTGAAAAAGCGGACAACAAAGAAAATAAGGATGGGGAATCTTTGCATTCCAGAAAAATGTCATCGAGTGATGAGAACAATGCTAATCGTACACGACCTAGCAAGTGGGGCCGTTTACTAGGCAGTTCTAGTCTAGACTCTAGTAATGAAACAGGCATGAATGATACTTTCAAACGTTCTCTAAGCGCCAGAGATTCAAGACCTAGCTCAAGTGCAAGTACTAATAAAGTTTTCCCAAAGCTAGCTAAGCTAGGGAGTACTGGTGCAACTATCGAGGAAGTCAGTGATacggaaaatttgaaagaatcaACACATGTACAAAATTTAAGTGCAGATTCAAAACAATTAAGTCTCAGAAGACTGGAAAGTTATGACGGAGGTCTGATATCACAACCGCATAATGACAGGGAGATTTTATCTGCTGTTTTAGAAGTTAAGGTTGATTTAAAGTTGGAAGTTCAAAAGGTTAATCAGAGATTAGCAAAGATAGAAGACATGTTACAGACTCTGATGAATCGCGTCTCTGTTAGTAGCACACCAATGACTGTAGTTCCTGCGCataatcaaaataattctACATCGACTCATTTGCAGAGCGTCAGTTCTGCAACACAAGGAGATAGTACAGAACAAAAGTCTGTAGATTCTAACAAAGAGCAATCATGCgatcgtttcaaatttcaagaataTACGCAATCGCATTCTGATCGTTCTAAAGAAGTTTCAGATAGACTTATGAGCTGTCCTAGTGAATATAAAGGCCCTAAAGAAGTTAGCAAAGAGTTGTTCGAACGTTTAGCCCAGGCCTCAACCTCTCGGGATGACGTGAATCCTTTGGGACCATTAATTTTGAGAAAACGTAGGAGCAAATCGCGAAATAAAGGTGCAGCTCCTCAAGCCCCTCTAGCTACGCAGCCTGTGAGTCCTACGGATGCGACTGAAACTACACAAATGCTCGAACCTGCTGAAGAATCTGTAACGTCAAGCGCAGAAGCACGAACGGAAAGGTTAGAGCGGACCGAAAGATTAGAACGTAAGCGACCACCACCCAGACCTagagaatattcatga